Proteins encoded within one genomic window of Candidatus Baltobacteraceae bacterium:
- a CDS encoding sigma-70 family RNA polymerase sigma factor, which produces MAAPRKPFEPATPEQVAFLETAVEQYGKATYNFALRLTHNEADARDLTQEAFIRVYRAWRSFKPGTSFLSWIYRIVTNLHRDELRRRKGRYQEEIPEDNEPQGYGTERPLAITPIDEYVEAQLSEPVSKALAALAPEQRQIVVLADIEECSYQEISEIVGCSIGTVRSRLHRARGQLKKLVTRYMKSSSS; this is translated from the coding sequence GTGGCCGCGCCGCGCAAGCCGTTCGAACCGGCAACCCCCGAACAGGTTGCCTTCTTGGAAACGGCAGTCGAGCAATACGGCAAGGCGACCTATAACTTCGCGCTTCGCTTGACCCACAACGAGGCCGACGCGCGCGACCTCACGCAGGAGGCCTTCATTCGCGTCTATCGGGCCTGGCGCAGCTTCAAGCCCGGGACGTCGTTCCTGAGCTGGATTTATCGCATCGTCACCAATCTGCACCGCGACGAACTTCGACGGCGAAAAGGACGTTATCAAGAAGAGATTCCGGAAGACAACGAGCCTCAAGGCTACGGAACCGAGCGGCCTCTGGCGATCACGCCGATCGACGAATACGTCGAGGCCCAGCTCAGCGAACCGGTTTCCAAGGCACTTGCGGCACTGGCACCGGAACAGCGGCAAATCGTCGTCCTCGCCGACATTGAGGAGTGTAGTTATCAGGAGATCTCAGAAATCGTCGGATGCTCGATCGGTACCGTTCGTTCGAGGCTGCACCGCGCGCGGGGCCAACTAAAAAAACTCGTCACCCGGTACATGAAATCGTCTTCATCATGA
- a CDS encoding SCO family protein: protein MLHALLAAAALSVLPVHGVVVDALSPSEAIVRTEAVPLTLPPLIRRYRLAPNVRVEPGVSIDAYLDRSTTPWTLRNAAPAPAFAPGLPDRGRVVPVDVNASLPAAELVDQDGRMVTLDRAFAGKTLLLSFVFTRCPDRTLCPAISGKFAYMQQHLDPNRFALAEITLDPPYDSPAVLRDYAAQYGARPGIWTMMTGKGSIVQHVLDEFGIDSMRVSTSNYIHNDRLYIVSPRGRVADVVQTAGWDPEAAIAQARAVAGLSSNPFERWRLSLIAGVVALCGGSQSAGITLLETVMFFAIFGIVATTLWAVGRVLWARSH, encoded by the coding sequence ATGCTCCACGCCTTGCTAGCGGCCGCCGCCCTTTCCGTGCTACCCGTTCACGGGGTCGTGGTCGACGCGCTGTCGCCGAGCGAGGCGATCGTTCGCACCGAAGCGGTGCCGCTGACGTTACCGCCGCTGATACGCCGCTATCGGCTGGCGCCGAACGTTCGCGTCGAGCCGGGCGTTTCGATCGACGCCTATCTCGATCGTTCCACGACGCCGTGGACCCTGCGTAACGCCGCGCCCGCGCCGGCATTCGCGCCGGGACTGCCCGATCGCGGCCGCGTCGTTCCCGTCGACGTCAACGCTTCGCTGCCCGCAGCCGAGCTGGTCGATCAGGATGGCCGCATGGTTACGCTCGATCGCGCGTTTGCGGGCAAGACGCTGCTGCTATCGTTCGTCTTTACGCGCTGCCCCGACCGCACGCTCTGCCCGGCGATCAGCGGGAAGTTCGCGTACATGCAGCAGCACCTCGATCCCAATCGGTTCGCACTGGCCGAAATTACGCTCGATCCGCCCTACGACTCGCCCGCGGTGCTGCGCGATTATGCGGCGCAATACGGCGCGCGCCCGGGAATCTGGACGATGATGACCGGAAAGGGATCGATCGTCCAACACGTGCTCGATGAATTTGGCATCGATTCGATGCGCGTGAGCACGTCGAACTACATTCATAACGACCGCCTCTACATCGTTTCGCCGCGAGGCCGGGTTGCCGACGTCGTGCAGACGGCCGGCTGGGATCCCGAGGCGGCGATCGCCCAAGCGCGCGCCGTCGCCGGCTTGTCCAGCAATCCATTCGAGCGCTGGCGGCTTTCGCTCATCGCCGGCGTCGTTGCGTTGTGCGGCGGCAGTCAATCGGCCGGCATCACTTTGCTCGAGACCGTCATGTTCTTCGCGATCTTTGGCATCGTGGCGACGACCCTCTGGGCCGTGGGTCGCGTGCTCTGGGCCCGCTCGCACTAG
- a CDS encoding TlpA disulfide reductase family protein, which yields MNRRQLAIATIGIVVLIVAAAVAWYVTHPSRQLQNASQSPIVGKAKVGQIAPEFQASTTGGFFDLAKTDKPVFLEVFATWCPHCQRETAVLDKLYAAYGSRVAFVAVSGSDTAMDNTSESSPLDVLNFAKQFNVRYPIAYDPLIREPNNPESVANLYLQGAFPTIAVIGKDKKVTYLETGEISYDDLAAQIKKVL from the coding sequence GTGAATCGGCGTCAACTCGCCATCGCAACGATCGGCATCGTCGTTCTCATCGTCGCCGCGGCGGTTGCGTGGTACGTCACGCATCCGTCGCGGCAGTTGCAGAACGCTTCGCAATCCCCGATCGTCGGCAAAGCAAAAGTCGGTCAAATCGCGCCCGAGTTTCAAGCGTCGACCACCGGCGGTTTCTTCGACTTAGCAAAAACCGATAAGCCGGTCTTTCTCGAAGTCTTTGCGACGTGGTGTCCGCACTGTCAGCGCGAGACCGCGGTTCTCGACAAGCTCTATGCCGCCTATGGCTCGCGCGTCGCGTTCGTGGCCGTTTCGGGCAGCGACACGGCGATGGACAATACGTCCGAATCGTCGCCGCTCGACGTCTTGAACTTCGCGAAGCAGTTCAACGTTCGCTATCCGATCGCGTACGATCCGCTCATTCGCGAACCCAACAATCCTGAATCCGTCGCGAACCTGTATCTGCAAGGTGCCTTTCCCACCATCGCCGTCATCGGCAAAGACAAGAAAGTCACCTATCTCGAAACGGGCGAAATCTCGTACGACGATTTAGCCGCCCAAATCAAGAAAGTGCTTTAA
- a CDS encoding SCO family protein — translation MSLSPPVKNLAAALAAALLLCSCSRAPAAPGFTLTDDTGSSWALASQRGTPVVLTFGFTHCADTCPAILAKLARLAVGPGAKTPVEIALVTVDPQRDSVAAMHRFVTRFGDANARVVGLTGTPDQIDAVERAYHVWAQRIPGRQPHGAYDVAHSAVVFFIDRNGVTRSVHDDDDPDAVLAAALREAQS, via the coding sequence ATGTCCCTTTCGCCCCCGGTGAAGAACCTTGCCGCAGCGCTAGCCGCGGCACTGTTGCTTTGCTCGTGCAGCCGGGCGCCGGCGGCTCCCGGTTTCACGCTGACCGACGATACGGGCAGCTCCTGGGCCTTAGCGTCGCAGCGCGGAACGCCCGTCGTGTTGACGTTCGGTTTCACGCATTGTGCCGATACCTGTCCCGCCATCTTGGCAAAGCTCGCACGGCTGGCCGTCGGGCCGGGCGCTAAGACGCCGGTCGAGATTGCGTTGGTGACCGTGGACCCCCAGCGCGATTCCGTCGCGGCGATGCACCGTTTCGTCACGCGGTTTGGCGATGCAAACGCACGCGTCGTCGGGCTGACCGGGACGCCGGATCAGATCGATGCGGTCGAGCGCGCCTATCACGTCTGGGCGCAGCGCATTCCCGGCCGGCAGCCGCACGGCGCCTACGACGTCGCGCACAGCGCGGTGGTCTTCTTCATCGACCGCAACGGCGTCACGCGCAGCGTACACGACGACGACGATCCCGATGCAGTGCTGGCCGCAGCCCTTCGCGAAGCGCAAAGCTGA
- a CDS encoding tetratricopeptide repeat protein, with the protein MKRIVLTLLVALGCAVASFAVTTPSAQAGLFSGKAKTTPSPSPSPSALPTASPEPPSVAIPRLQAKLKANPGDQQSAAQLAAEYLQVNRPDLTLQITQKLLQAGDKTAQVYYYDGFAAESIGNIPAALYDLEQASDLDPTNMGVLSQLADLYIKTKRDSDAERVAKRAVTFNKTEPMALETLGSVYANEGYYDKARAQFEAAFALEPKDVGPLYQIGTTYAQQNNIPMALQTIDRALAIDPKNVQTLTYKASLYADQHDDAKTSAAYDDAVVAAATDDQKVSIMMRKATYFIAEKKFAEGEAILKQATTEFPHVAQGFSEYGRFFATQHQWDKANAEWQQALAIDPDNAGTLLMLGTAAQQNGHTTEAISYLKHYTQVSPDAQGFAMLGQVYSQVHDYSGARDACGKSFEIQKNPDTLSCVAGADYELKNYREAAQIFDVLDRFARGYLDQNAQMLFIAAKSYSALSQCAKSHDAFKRLMNMPGLKQDSKQYAIVKKAASDSCKSAKHSG; encoded by the coding sequence TCCCGAGCCTCCCAGCGTCGCCATTCCGCGACTGCAGGCTAAGCTCAAGGCCAATCCCGGCGACCAGCAAAGCGCCGCCCAACTCGCAGCCGAATACCTGCAGGTAAACCGACCCGACTTGACCTTGCAGATCACGCAGAAGCTGCTGCAAGCCGGCGATAAGACGGCGCAGGTGTATTACTACGACGGTTTCGCGGCAGAGTCGATCGGAAACATTCCCGCAGCGCTGTACGATCTCGAACAAGCCTCCGATCTCGATCCCACCAACATGGGCGTGCTCTCGCAGCTCGCGGACCTCTATATCAAGACCAAGCGCGACAGCGACGCCGAGCGCGTTGCCAAGCGCGCCGTGACGTTTAATAAAACCGAGCCCATGGCGCTCGAAACGCTCGGCAGCGTGTACGCCAACGAAGGCTACTACGACAAGGCCCGGGCGCAGTTCGAAGCGGCGTTCGCGCTCGAGCCCAAAGACGTCGGGCCGCTCTACCAGATCGGTACGACCTACGCGCAGCAAAACAACATTCCGATGGCGCTGCAGACCATCGACCGCGCGCTGGCCATCGACCCGAAGAACGTGCAAACGCTGACCTACAAGGCTTCGCTCTACGCCGACCAGCACGACGATGCCAAAACGTCGGCGGCGTACGACGATGCGGTCGTCGCGGCGGCGACCGACGACCAAAAAGTGTCGATCATGATGCGTAAGGCGACGTACTTCATCGCCGAGAAGAAGTTTGCCGAAGGCGAAGCGATTCTCAAGCAAGCCACGACGGAGTTTCCCCACGTCGCGCAAGGGTTCTCGGAGTACGGACGGTTTTTCGCAACGCAGCATCAGTGGGATAAAGCCAACGCGGAATGGCAACAGGCGCTCGCGATCGATCCCGATAACGCTGGGACGCTGTTGATGCTCGGCACGGCCGCGCAACAGAACGGCCATACCACCGAGGCCATCAGCTATCTCAAACACTACACCCAAGTCTCTCCCGACGCGCAAGGCTTCGCGATGCTCGGACAAGTGTATTCGCAGGTGCACGATTACTCCGGCGCGCGCGACGCGTGCGGCAAGAGCTTCGAGATTCAAAAGAATCCCGACACGCTCAGCTGCGTCGCCGGCGCCGATTACGAGCTGAAGAACTATAGGGAAGCCGCGCAGATATTCGACGTGCTCGACCGCTTTGCGCGGGGCTATCTCGACCAAAACGCGCAGATGCTCTTCATCGCGGCAAAGTCGTATTCGGCGCTGAGCCAATGCGCGAAATCGCACGACGCGTTCAAGCGCCTCATGAACATGCCGGGATTGAAGCAAGACTCCAAACAGTACGCAATCGTGAAAAAAGCCGCGTCCGATTCCTGTAAGAGTGCCAAACATTCCGGCTAA
- a CDS encoding zf-HC2 domain-containing protein, producing MLEELNDYVRGELPAQRDADVHAHLGSCASCSEALETEARLGEVLREHARATERDLPPGFAQRIVEAAIASQPQGAPWWEALTRALRPAIAIPALVAIALIVYFVVGGPHQGTVQMATIDAATYLDNHAALATDMPFSESAIQPAAFASEQDDAR from the coding sequence ATGCTCGAAGAGTTGAACGACTACGTGCGCGGCGAGCTGCCGGCGCAGCGGGATGCCGACGTCCACGCGCACCTCGGCAGCTGCGCGTCGTGCTCCGAAGCGCTCGAGACGGAAGCGCGGCTAGGCGAAGTGCTTCGCGAGCACGCGCGCGCCACGGAACGCGACCTGCCGCCCGGCTTCGCGCAGCGCATCGTCGAGGCGGCAATTGCATCGCAACCGCAAGGCGCGCCCTGGTGGGAAGCCCTGACGCGTGCGTTGCGCCCCGCGATCGCCATCCCGGCGCTCGTGGCGATCGCGCTGATCGTCTATTTCGTGGTTGGCGGCCCGCACCAAGGCACGGTTCAGATGGCGACGATCGATGCGGCGACGTACCTCGACAATCACGCCGCGCTCGCGACCGACATGCCGTTCTCCGAAAGCGCGATCCAGCCGGCGGCATTCGCGTCGGAACAGGACGACGCACGGTGA
- the rfaD gene encoding ADP-glyceromanno-heptose 6-epimerase: MHELDRGTIVVTGGAGLIGSALIWALNRRGIDDILVVDRLDSSEKWKHLVPLRFADLIDADDFEKRAIDGDDFGNVRTLFHLGACSSTTETDADYLLRNNYEYTKHLAAWSDANDVRFVYASSAATYGALEDDLSDELDLRTLRPLNMYAYSKQLFDLYAHRTGLDRRACGIKYFNVFGPNEDHKGDMRSIVHKAFEQIRDSGSVRLFKSYRPEFRDGEQRRDFIYVKDAVDITIHLAQCGATGIFNAGSGKAQTWLELVRPIFHALELPERIEFIDMPAHLRGKYQYSTCARTDRLRATGYDRAPAALADAVTDYVTNYLVPQRCLDPKEGILV, from the coding sequence ATGCACGAACTCGACCGCGGCACGATCGTCGTCACCGGGGGCGCCGGCCTTATTGGCAGCGCCCTGATCTGGGCGTTGAACCGGCGCGGCATCGATGACATCCTCGTCGTCGACCGCCTGGACTCGTCCGAAAAATGGAAGCATCTGGTGCCGCTGCGCTTCGCCGATCTGATCGACGCCGACGATTTCGAGAAGCGCGCGATCGACGGCGACGACTTCGGGAACGTCCGCACGCTCTTTCATCTCGGCGCGTGCTCGTCGACCACCGAAACCGACGCGGACTATTTGCTGCGCAATAACTACGAGTACACGAAGCATCTCGCGGCCTGGAGTGACGCCAACGACGTGCGCTTCGTCTACGCGTCGTCGGCGGCGACCTACGGCGCGCTCGAAGACGATCTCTCCGACGAGCTCGACCTGCGCACGCTGCGCCCGCTCAACATGTACGCCTACTCAAAGCAGCTCTTCGACCTCTACGCGCATCGTACGGGCCTCGACCGGCGCGCCTGCGGCATCAAGTACTTCAACGTGTTCGGCCCCAACGAAGACCATAAGGGCGACATGCGCAGCATCGTGCACAAGGCGTTCGAACAGATCCGCGACTCGGGCTCGGTGCGCCTGTTCAAGAGCTATCGCCCGGAGTTTCGCGACGGCGAGCAGCGGCGCGACTTCATTTACGTCAAGGACGCCGTCGACATCACGATCCATCTCGCGCAGTGCGGTGCGACCGGCATTTTCAACGCCGGCTCCGGAAAAGCGCAGACCTGGCTGGAGCTCGTGCGTCCGATTTTCCACGCACTCGAGCTGCCCGAGCGCATCGAGTTCATCGACATGCCCGCCCACTTGCGCGGCAAGTACCAATACTCGACGTGCGCGCGCACGGACCGGCTGCGCGCAACGGGATACGACCGGGCGCCGGCGGCACTGGCCGATGCCGTCACCGATTACGTCACCAACTACCTCGTGCCGCAACGCTGTCTCGATCCGAAAGAAGGTATTCTTGTCTAA
- a CDS encoding MauE/DoxX family redox-associated membrane protein, giving the protein MKAAVFVVRILVGGLLLATGILKVGHPAELAAAIAGFRLLGAGAIGPMALALPYVELLLGIYLIVGLFTRIVAIVCAAQFAVYAAAIGSAVVRHIPAACGCFGPGDAAVADWPHVAFDLVLAFASAFIAYAAPGALSVDRRLVKSS; this is encoded by the coding sequence GTGAAGGCTGCCGTTTTCGTCGTTCGGATTCTGGTCGGCGGATTGCTGCTGGCGACCGGGATCCTCAAAGTGGGCCACCCGGCCGAGCTGGCGGCCGCGATCGCGGGCTTCCGCCTGCTGGGCGCCGGCGCGATCGGCCCGATGGCGCTCGCACTGCCGTACGTCGAGCTCCTGTTGGGAATCTATCTCATCGTGGGACTCTTTACGCGGATCGTCGCCATCGTGTGCGCGGCGCAGTTCGCGGTGTACGCAGCGGCCATCGGCTCGGCGGTCGTGCGTCACATTCCCGCCGCCTGCGGATGCTTCGGACCCGGCGACGCCGCGGTTGCCGATTGGCCGCACGTTGCATTCGATCTGGTTCTCGCGTTTGCGAGCGCCTTCATCGCGTACGCTGCACCCGGCGCGTTGTCCGTCGATCGGAGGCTCGTAAAAAGCTCGTGA
- a CDS encoding carboxypeptidase regulatory-like domain-containing protein yields the protein MIRRSLRHGLTAVILLVAMLSQGTWALAGVTGGLTGVAVDADTSAPVAGATVTANSPSQSATVTTDASGHFTFLTLSPDTYTVTVTKSGFQTVSAPGQIVFADTVQTVTVRLVKALKTIAHVTSTGAGALVKSGTTNDVYSVNAAAIGATQALGGGGSLNSAYSAISSVPGAYVPPNQMGYYQTVVIRGGDYDQVGYEFDGVPVNRSFDNYPSSSASSLGNAEVQVYTGSANANAESQGLAGYINQVIKSGTYPGYADGELGIGTPTFYHKAQIETGGATPDRNLSWYVGVAGYNQDFNYVTQDNNQATDNFAGAPIAPVGNPGYAGGAFYAMGPFNYAALSNLQVRDTVANVHIGIPHHNDAGRDDVQVLWDSETIHNLFYSTTNDITATNGLCPVGGAACATSLLGSPPVYVDGLHYTGPASNIGSTFSASGLNSLAGDVKTYYFPSSVNRTAPNNVIPNTASDSIWNDQEIVKLQYTKNIGSTSFLRLYGYTYYSDWLQNGPQTTFAAYAGCCSPDYELTSHTRGLSLQYQNQFNAQNLLSFESGFTTSSTVRDNNAFYGVGSGAAVVVNAADPLDGYCFTPGSTKTQKPVACTGPNGNYQNTVSFGTIQSGGAPALPGKCVDPNVASTACTYLMAENGLSRTYNAVTPRFFSSSLTDEFRPSDRWLLNLGLRLDDFTYIGQNTNTGLYAGEGPNARQFWVNSYNLNTCFNTVTGQPYQRTSPGAPCGDEPNTTNPGTPSYFSNSQGAFTFPIWQPRVSGTYTINPDNVLRFSMGRYTQGPVTAFQQYNRAQDNVASYDCNTFCKFGRFAPIGAILPANSLNSDFSWESHLKGTDWSFKLTPFLRQTQDQNQEFFLDQKTAFVSGLDVGGQRSQGVEFQLSKGDFSRNGLSGQLSFAYTNSYIKYGNLTSGLYGTSVLTTINQAMSQYNAYTAACAPGGKFVGKLGPNHVPFCGVTSSGAAAAPCYTPFNRATGTGGAAVYKCTPGDVGNPYWNDPQTLWSLDANYPTYSIFPGAMQSSNAGFGAPYVATLLLNYKHDKFAVTPSLQFEGGMRYGAPLVNPGIDPAGCWHTLAGAAGANGGGRYDAAGCGQLSAIPDTYTNQFDGLGSFVQPNNIAMNLQLSYDVSPRINLTGVLANLFNTCWGGSVEPWTYNNGSICSYDLGGFAGEILPVGNVYNPTHFGQSRIQPFVKYPYGPVFGPFNQDGNSTSSPFNFFVTATVKI from the coding sequence ATGATCCGGAGATCCCTCCGGCACGGCCTCACCGCTGTGATTCTCCTCGTCGCAATGCTTAGCCAGGGAACATGGGCACTGGCTGGCGTGACGGGCGGTCTCACCGGTGTTGCAGTCGATGCCGATACTTCGGCGCCCGTTGCAGGTGCGACGGTGACGGCGAACTCGCCGTCCCAAAGCGCAACCGTAACAACGGACGCCTCCGGTCACTTCACGTTTCTGACGTTATCGCCAGATACGTATACCGTGACCGTCACGAAGAGCGGTTTTCAAACGGTCAGTGCTCCAGGCCAAATCGTTTTCGCCGACACGGTGCAAACGGTTACGGTGCGCCTGGTCAAAGCGCTCAAGACCATCGCTCACGTCACCTCGACGGGCGCCGGCGCGCTCGTCAAATCCGGTACTACGAACGACGTTTACTCGGTAAACGCCGCGGCAATCGGCGCGACGCAGGCCCTGGGTGGTGGCGGAAGCCTCAACTCGGCGTACTCTGCGATTTCGTCGGTTCCCGGTGCGTACGTACCGCCGAACCAAATGGGTTACTATCAAACGGTCGTCATCCGCGGTGGTGACTATGACCAGGTTGGCTACGAGTTTGACGGCGTTCCCGTCAACCGCTCGTTCGACAACTATCCGTCGAGCTCGGCCTCGTCGCTTGGTAACGCCGAAGTCCAGGTTTACACTGGTTCGGCCAACGCCAACGCCGAGAGCCAAGGTCTCGCCGGCTACATCAACCAGGTCATCAAGTCGGGAACGTATCCGGGCTATGCCGACGGCGAACTCGGTATCGGCACGCCCACGTTCTACCACAAGGCTCAAATCGAGACCGGTGGAGCGACCCCCGATCGTAATCTGTCTTGGTACGTCGGCGTTGCCGGTTACAACCAAGACTTCAACTACGTGACCCAAGACAACAATCAGGCCACCGACAACTTTGCCGGTGCGCCGATTGCCCCCGTCGGCAACCCAGGTTACGCGGGTGGCGCGTTCTATGCGATGGGTCCGTTCAACTACGCGGCGCTCTCGAACCTACAGGTTCGTGACACGGTAGCAAACGTGCACATCGGAATCCCGCATCACAACGATGCGGGTCGCGACGACGTCCAAGTTCTGTGGGACAGTGAAACGATTCACAACCTGTTCTACAGCACGACCAACGACATCACGGCCACGAACGGCTTATGCCCGGTCGGCGGAGCGGCTTGCGCTACCAGCCTCCTTGGTTCTCCCCCGGTCTATGTCGACGGCCTGCACTACACGGGTCCGGCGTCGAACATCGGCTCGACGTTCAGCGCATCCGGCCTTAACTCGCTTGCTGGGGACGTCAAGACCTACTACTTCCCGAGCAGCGTGAATCGCACGGCGCCGAACAATGTGATTCCGAATACGGCGAGTGACTCGATCTGGAACGATCAAGAGATCGTCAAGCTGCAGTACACGAAGAACATCGGTTCGACGTCGTTTCTGCGGCTGTACGGCTACACGTACTACAGCGACTGGCTGCAGAACGGGCCGCAGACGACCTTTGCGGCTTACGCCGGATGCTGTTCGCCGGACTACGAGCTGACCTCGCACACGCGCGGCCTCAGCTTGCAGTACCAGAACCAGTTCAACGCACAGAACCTGCTCTCGTTCGAGTCCGGGTTCACGACGTCGAGCACGGTTCGTGACAATAACGCGTTCTACGGTGTCGGCAGCGGCGCGGCCGTGGTCGTCAATGCGGCAGATCCGCTCGACGGCTACTGTTTCACGCCGGGCTCTACCAAGACGCAAAAGCCGGTGGCTTGCACCGGTCCGAACGGGAACTACCAGAACACGGTCTCGTTCGGCACCATTCAGAGCGGCGGAGCTCCGGCATTGCCGGGCAAGTGCGTCGATCCGAACGTGGCGTCGACGGCGTGTACGTATCTCATGGCTGAAAACGGCCTGAGCCGCACGTACAACGCGGTAACGCCGCGATTCTTCTCGTCGTCGTTGACCGACGAATTCCGACCGAGCGACCGTTGGTTGCTCAACCTCGGCCTTCGTCTCGACGACTTCACGTACATCGGCCAGAACACCAATACCGGCTTGTACGCCGGCGAAGGGCCGAATGCTCGGCAGTTCTGGGTGAACTCCTACAACCTGAACACCTGCTTCAACACGGTCACCGGACAGCCGTATCAACGGACCTCTCCGGGCGCACCGTGCGGAGACGAACCCAATACGACGAATCCGGGCACGCCGTCGTACTTCTCCAACTCGCAGGGCGCGTTCACGTTCCCGATCTGGCAGCCGCGTGTCAGCGGCACCTACACCATCAATCCGGACAACGTGCTGCGCTTCTCGATGGGGCGGTACACGCAAGGTCCGGTGACGGCGTTCCAACAATACAACCGCGCGCAGGACAACGTTGCCTCCTACGACTGCAACACGTTCTGTAAGTTCGGTCGCTTCGCACCGATCGGTGCGATTCTGCCTGCGAACTCGCTCAACTCCGACTTCTCGTGGGAGAGCCACCTCAAGGGCACGGACTGGTCGTTCAAGCTGACGCCGTTCTTGCGGCAAACGCAGGACCAGAACCAGGAGTTCTTCCTGGATCAGAAGACGGCGTTCGTTTCCGGTCTCGACGTCGGCGGCCAGCGCAGCCAAGGCGTGGAGTTCCAACTGTCGAAGGGCGATTTCTCGCGTAACGGCCTTTCGGGACAGCTCTCCTTCGCCTACACCAACTCCTACATCAAGTACGGTAACCTTACGTCCGGCTTGTACGGTACGAGCGTGTTGACGACGATCAACCAAGCCATGTCGCAGTACAACGCCTATACGGCGGCGTGCGCGCCTGGCGGGAAGTTCGTCGGCAAGCTGGGTCCCAACCACGTCCCGTTCTGCGGTGTGACGAGCTCGGGTGCCGCAGCGGCTCCGTGCTACACGCCGTTCAACCGGGCAACCGGAACCGGCGGCGCCGCGGTGTACAAATGTACCCCCGGTGATGTTGGAAACCCGTACTGGAACGATCCGCAGACGCTGTGGTCGTTGGATGCCAACTATCCGACCTACAGCATCTTCCCGGGCGCGATGCAGTCCTCGAACGCTGGCTTCGGCGCTCCATACGTAGCGACGTTGCTGCTGAACTATAAGCACGACAAGTTCGCCGTTACTCCGTCCTTGCAGTTTGAAGGCGGAATGCGGTATGGTGCTCCGCTGGTCAACCCGGGTATCGACCCGGCCGGCTGCTGGCACACCCTCGCGGGTGCGGCTGGTGCAAACGGGGGCGGTCGTTACGACGCAGCCGGATGCGGCCAGTTGAGCGCGATTCCCGACACGTACACGAATCAGTTCGACGGTTTGGGATCGTTCGTCCAACCCAACAACATCGCCATGAACCTCCAGCTGAGCTACGACGTTAGCCCGCGCATCAACCTAACCGGTGTGCTGGCCAACCTCTTCAACACCTGCTGGGGCGGATCGGTCGAGCCGTGGACCTACAACAACGGTTCGATCTGCTCGTACGATCTCGGCGGTTTCGCCGGCGAGATTCTCCCTGTTGGAAACGTGTACAACCCGACCCACTTCGGGCAATCGCGGATTCAACCGTTCGTGAAATACCCGTATGGACCGGTCTTCGGACCGTTCAACCAGGACGGCAACTCGACGTCGAGCCCGTTCAACTTCTTCGTGACGGCGACGGTCAAGATCTAA
- a CDS encoding histone deacetylase has protein sequence MKFVLDPIYGDHLRGVGHPESPDRVEVVASHLQRLGAIGEALPARDATDDELERVHSRPYLELVKSETSRLHGPRYLSTGDVVVDERSLAVARRAAGGAIAALDASVRYGEPVFALVRPPGHHAESARGMGFCLFNNVAVAARAFQAQHGGNVLVLDFDYHHGNGTEAVAGDGLSYVSTHAYPAYPGTGAASYAVEGGAVLNVPLPVSGVSTEAFVAIWEWLAREAARQLRPDAIVVSAGFDYVAGDPVGDLGVEVGAAASLAAAIDGVAWEFCHGRAAYVLEGGYDPVMLFTSIAAVADAADDRLVAVSGAELAAAPSQVQGLLSQVSGFLQGSQPKGAN, from the coding sequence GTGAAGTTCGTTCTCGATCCGATCTACGGCGACCATCTCCGCGGCGTCGGGCATCCCGAATCGCCCGACCGCGTGGAGGTGGTCGCTTCGCATTTACAGCGGCTCGGAGCGATCGGCGAAGCGCTGCCCGCGCGCGACGCAACCGACGACGAGCTCGAACGCGTCCACTCGCGCCCGTATCTCGAGCTGGTCAAAAGTGAAACGTCGCGCCTGCACGGCCCCCGATATCTTTCGACCGGAGACGTCGTCGTCGACGAGCGGTCGCTCGCGGTGGCGCGCCGTGCGGCCGGCGGCGCGATTGCCGCGCTCGACGCGAGCGTTCGCTATGGCGAACCGGTCTTCGCGTTGGTGCGGCCGCCGGGACATCACGCGGAGTCCGCGCGCGGCATGGGATTTTGTCTGTTCAACAACGTCGCGGTCGCGGCGCGCGCGTTTCAAGCGCAGCATGGCGGTAACGTCCTCGTGCTCGACTTCGACTACCACCACGGCAACGGAACCGAGGCCGTTGCGGGCGACGGGCTCTCCTACGTCTCGACGCACGCGTACCCGGCGTATCCGGGAACCGGCGCGGCCAGCTATGCCGTCGAGGGCGGGGCCGTGCTCAACGTTCCGCTGCCCGTCTCCGGGGTCTCGACCGAAGCGTTCGTCGCGATCTGGGAGTGGCTTGCGCGCGAAGCGGCCCGGCAACTGCGGCCGGACGCGATCGTGGTTAGCGCCGGCTTCGACTACGTGGCCGGCGACCCGGTCGGAGATCTCGGCGTCGAGGTGGGGGCAGCTGCCTCGCTGGCGGCCGCGATCGACGGCGTTGCGTGGGAGTTTTGTCACGGCCGCGCCGCCTATGTTCTGGAGGGCGGTTACGATCCGGTGATGCTGTTCACGTCGATCGCCGCCGTTGCGGACGCCGCCGACGACCGTTTGGTCGCCGTGTCCGGGGCCGAGCTGGCGGCAGCCCCTTCCCAGGTTCAAGGACTTCTCTCTCAGGTCTCAGGATTTCTTCAAGGAAGCCAGCCCAAGGGTGCGAACTAG